In Toxoplasma gondii ME49 chromosome V, whole genome shotgun sequence, the DNA window AGGTATAGCCTTCCGCCAATCACACACAGCGTGGTCGGCAAGATTCGCGTCCGCCACGGAGTTACGCTGTTCGCCTTCTGAGACAGATACGTAGACAGCAAAGCGTCAGAGAGCCTGTGGTCTTCAAAAGGGACATGAGCGCTGCTGAGGTTCTGTAGCGTCAAACAAGAACTCCAAAATTTACGGGCGTCGAAGGACCCGGTTGGTTATTTTACATCTAAAGACGCTGCAgcgttcttctgtttcctgaaGTTCAACAGTGCTTGCCTCAAACTGCTGTCACTCACAGCTGTGGAACAGTGAATCAAACATGTGTGGGGACGGCAGCCTTGCAGTGACGCAGTGATCTTTGCTTGTTTACCAGGTAGGAGCTGAAGCCGGAGGTGCTCACATATTTACACACTGTCAAGGATCACCTTTGTAGAACCGTATCGACGCAATTGGTCCAAAGGCAGAAATTACATTAAGGGGTTCGAAACATGTAGACTCTGAAAGTGAAATGGGCGGTTCGCCGAGATCTGGCGTTTTCGATTTTCGCGACTGGGTGCGTCCCGGCACTCCCCGATCCCAGATATCAGGGATATCGTTGTCGAGTTCTCTTGCATTGACAGTTTGTTTAACATCACGTCACTCCTGCAGGGTCGGGCATACTCTATCTCATGTTGGTTTTGAGCaccagaaaaacaaaaatacTTCATTACACGTTGCTCCTGGGAGTACCAGAAGCCAGCATTGGGACTTGATGCCTTCATAACATTTGCCCACTTGCATAATCTGGTGCTTTACACCAGATACGATGCATGTCACcctgttcttctgcttgcCACCGCCTTGTCTCGCGTCGAGTGTCTACACAGTTTACCGCTCGTGCTAGGTGAATGCTGCCTGATCACGCAGCTACAGCGTGACTGACAAACAGAAGGGGTGTCGTCTCCATATCGAAGAGAATCAACGTAAAAACTGCAGTCCGATCCGATATAGTTGTCGGGAGTGACGATACTGCACCGAAAGCAGTAGTGAACCCGATTTGTTTGTGGCGTGTTGCGGACACCCATGATATATTTATCCATTGTAATTCTAATGCCCACCAGCTGATCATTTGTATTCAATACAAAGCCTGGAAGTTGAATACAAGAGGCCCCCGTCGTGGCCAGCGCCTCGCAAGCccagaggcgacagcggtCACACTTGGCCACCCGTGAACGGATGAAATTTGCTTTAGAGTGACATCAGCGACCCATTTTAAGACCAGGATGGGACTGAGTGACAAACTGTTGGTCTACACCGGTATAGAACTTCGCGGGTGCACTGGGGCATATCCACCTTCGGCAAGTCGGAGAAAGAACTCTAGCTGTTGGGGTCGTCCACTATCTTGACCTGGTTCACGGTAAATGGAACAAGCACGAACACATTAGCTTCTCTGCTGGACATCTGCGTGCCCAATCACGATGCGCTGTTGCCGCGATGCTTGACACCGTCACCGTTTCGATGTGTGCAACATCGACGTCTTTTTTGGTCTACCATGCTTTCAAATCGCCATGCCGCGTTTCTTGCCAGTTTATGTGTTCAGATGTAATAGAACGTTTCGCGCGATGTCGTCCGGTATCTTGTGCGATGCGCTTGAGAAGGCAGTACGAACTACATTGGGAGGCTTCCCGTGTGGCCTTCAACGATGCGGGGGGGTTTTCGGGAGATCCTCTCTAGCATGTGCCCTTGGACTTGACTTATTGCAGAGCTGTCCTCTTGCTTCCCTGCAGACAGCGTACTCGGACGTCGTGTTGACATGGAAAGGTGAGCTGTGATTGCGCAGGTAATCAAATAGCTTTGCATATTGCCCCTTCTGTTTCGATTAGGGAAAACCCCATGCTTTGGAGATATCAACCACTGGACTTGGAGGCTGTCCTATCGAGTGAAATTCACGCTTCAGGCCCTTTTCGTGGATTCCGCGTCAATGTGAGTCCGACGTCGGCATGCAAGATAAATAATTTCTGTGGAAAGGGAGGGTCCGACGCTGTCTGGCGGACACTTGCTCAAGTAGCGCCGCTAAagcggggggggggagggggggcaCAGCATCGACTTCCCGTTTGCTGTTGACTTTTCGTTACATGTTCTCCCCGTCTGCTTACATCTCTAGAACACTTCCTCTTTTGACGCAAGTAGcgcaaagaaaaacgagctcTCTACAAGACTACGTTCGTTTATTGTGGCAGCACAGCCGTTGTGAACCGTCCCAGTGGCTCGGGTGCACGCAAATCGGAACTGTCGCGTGCCCTTGCATGACTCCGTCAACTTATCACGGTGGTGAATCCAACGTCGGCAGCGAGTCTGACTTCTTTTACCATTTTTATTGTAGGGCAGCCGCAAGTACTGCATTCGCAGTTCGACAATGGCGACACACGTTTTGGATCAAATACCAATTATCAACAGCCGGACCAATGGGGATAGCGCAGCATTCCTGGTCTCCACCGCAGCCGTACGggccgaagagaaacagcaacGAAGACAAGTTGATGTTATTCTGATGAAGTCGAAAAGGTAGGGGTCCCAAGTTGCAATGTGAAGGAGACTCTTGACAACCCACGAGTACACCAGTGATTCGTGAAGTACCACAGAGGACGCAATATGGTGGACTTTTGTCCCAATTGACAACGTTCGCAACGCAGTCCTTTGAAGTCCGAACAAAATGAGCATAATACTATCCTTGACACCAAGAAGTGACCACTGTGGTAAGGTCCTACCGTTTTGGCAGGTTGGAAACACGCGATCACAGCGCGAGGACCAGGGTGATTTATTCGTACACACTCTGGGAGTACAGGAagatgtgtgtgtttgcctGTTATATTACAGAAGCAACCCAGCCAAGAGGACAACAGTGACGTTAAGTCGTACCAGTGGCAGCAATGCGGTCACGTTGATCTTTATACTGACTGCCGCGCTGGCGCTCCTGCTGGTTTCTGTCCAGCTACAGCAGTGTCGGCAACGATTGCTGAGAAAAACAAGTGGAGAAACTGCAGGAAGCACTAAGCGGAGACTGGCAGAAGGTGGCCATGAAGACAACTGTGTACGCTTGGCTCCCGCATCAACAAAATGCCCTAAGGGTGCCTGTCGGTTCCACAAAGAACAGAACTCGGTCCCCACTCGACGGCGACTCCTCACCCCTCCCACACTTGGCATCTATTCTTTATCCACGTCTCAAACTATCTTCTTCCAATAGTGTCTCTTTACTGGTGTGAGTTCCTGAGTCAACTTCATTTCGAGTGATGCATTAGCTTTCTGAACTACCCGCGAGCAAGTAGTTTGTCAGGCCATACGGCGTTCCGTGGAAAGCATTTGCCCATCAAAATTACATTTTCTTGGCTGTCAGCGGAATGACTCAGCATCGCCAAGAGCTGTTCAATAGACGACTGAATACCGGTTAGACACCACGATCCTCGACGGTCAACAAAACCTGTTTGACTGCACCCCTGTGCGCTGTATCACCATGATATAAGAAGTATTTCCGTTGGTGCAACTCATGAGCCAGCGATCCCTTCTCACTGAATGATACTGTAGGCGTGACAACGGTCCCTGGAGCTTGACGTCCTCTTCGCCTACAAAAGGAACACGTATCACACCAAGTTATTTCAGGCGACGAGAGGCTGGGCAGAAGTCGCTCAGTGGACGCGAACCACCCCATGGACTCGCGAAACATGCGCGATGCTTGAATGTGGTTACGATGGTGCGAAGTAGGGTTTTGCAGTGGCGCTGCAAATACCTTTATGGGGGATTCTCTCCCATATCGGATGTCCCGCATGGATTCGGGGTGCGAACTGGCGCAGTGTGTTATCTCCAGACTCAGGAAGTACGTGTGGGCGATGAGGCAGCTGTTGCAGGCGGCCGGACGGAAGATGGCACTTTGCAACAGACTAATGATCAAGTGGTTCGCACCTCCGTGCTGACTTAGCAGCGACACTAAACGTCGCTCGCATCTTGTTTGAATGAACTAATCCAGTGAAGATCCTTCGAGTGAGTTCTCCGTACAATGACGTGTTGTGCAGAGGCCGTTCTCTCCGGAACTAGCGTCACAGGGTTTTGATCGTCGTGGCTGTATGCTGGTGTGTGCTGGATCACTCCGTCATGCATCGCTGTTGGCGTTGTTTCAGTGCACGTCGGCGGGTGCGGCAGAGTAGAACGGCGATGCGCCATTTCCTCACAATCGTTAAGCATGACGCGCTTCATGCAAGAAACGTTCCGCGAGCCTCTTGCAAATGTGGGCGCGAGGTCCCTTCACGAATAGCTCATAGGTACTGCATTTAGTATAGTGGTGGCGCGCGGACCGTGAAAGAGCTGACATGGTGTGTACCCCATTCGGCGTATGCCTGTATGCTAACATGAATGTAGTGATGCAAGCAAAAGTGAGGAGTGAGATGCAAGGATGGATCTAttttgttttgtctcggtaAACTTGCACTGGTTGTGGTTGACGGCTATGAGTTTCAATAGAAGAGCGGGAAGAGGCATCGGGCGCATCTCATTTTGATTGAGCCAATGATGACGCGCGTGGCAGGCGGTCGCAAATCGCCTGACTATTGGGGTCTGCCCAAACCGTCTCCATACGATAAGAATGGTGTGGCGGTGTTGATGAGATGCGGTGGATGAGACGGCAAGTGAAACGGGGCTTCGTGAGGCTACCAGAAATTACGGGGGACGGGAGCgcaggaaggcagaagcaaTTCGCTGTTTCTTGAGGTGAACGGGTGATTCCACGCGCGAATGCCTAACCGAAGAAATGCCGCGGACGTACCACAGAGCGGGGTAGTGGTTCGAAAGTTAGAAGACTTGTGTCTGGTCTTGCGGTGTACTGTACCGTGGCATCTACACTCAGTGGGGTTTGCGAAGAAAGGCGTATTTCCCTGATGCGAGCGACAAAGAGGTAGCATTGGCCGTGGCGTGCCTACTTGAGGGCTTGCTCATCGATGCCAGGTATTACGCAGAGCTCTGGGATATGCCTCGAAAGGCaacaagagacagcgaggcgtGACTCGTTGCCCACCGCTTGCGATGGGTTTGTGAATTTCCACACAGTGACATCTGCCATgcttttgtctttctgtttccaggCTCAAACGGTAGGTAGTGAGGAATTCGTTGTTCGCAGGCTCATGCGATTCCGTTGCTCGGGAGGGTGTGGGAGATCAACCGGTCGAGAGCTATCTGTGTGTGCTGAGGACTATAAGGCACAGGTCTTGGAGGCGATTGTGGAGGCTGGGACACTGACAGGATATTGGATTCGGAAGGCCTCAAGGACAGAAGGACAGCCGGCATGCGTCACTTGCACCAAGTGTACATTCAGCAATCAATGCCTTCGTCACAAGCCTTCAGGGGGGATCCACTGCGTGTGTCTTGAGGCATCAGGAGCATGCGTTTGTCGTGACAGACACAGTGGCGAGGTTCCATAGTGAGAAACGGCGTGGGGAATCTGGAGGAGTGTCGTACGCTGGCTGAGTTTCATCTTTGATCGGTGCCATCAACGCCAAAAACAAGTGATGCCATGCATCATCCGACTGAGTCAAGACTACTAACGTGACGTGTCAACAAGCCCTGTTCGTCATCAGTGACCAGTGTTATCGGAAGTGACATTTCGTTATTGATCCTGAGTAGCAACGTCATAGTCGTAGTCGCTGCGGCGGTAAACGCACATTTGACCTTAGTGCTCGTGTGGCCTGCGATCTTGTCGCCTCTACGTTTCGGCAAGCCTGGAGAGTCCAAGCAGCTGCTCGCGAGCTATCCATGGAACGACATGCATGGCGGTGGAAGGTGTGGCCAACATCCTGTAGGCAGTTGACAAGTGTGTGCAAATGGATTTGTTGGGCACGACCCTTGAACTGAGTGAAGATTTTCAGGTGTGTTTCTGCTCCAAACAAGAAATGGCTACGGACGTGATGGAAGAACGGGACGACAAAAGCAGTTCGTTGCTGTGGGTGGGGGGATTGCGCGGTTCTCTGTGCAGCAGACATTGGAGGACGTATTGCAGGACGGGAGAATGTCACACTGTGAGGAAAGGTGGAGTATGCTCTGGCGGTGCAATGTGACGTCGCACGTCCACTCAGAGAGGTTTGCGCAGACGTTTTTGAGGTGAGCGTCGGAGTTGTGGCATTGCGTGCTACATACCTTCTTGATGGCGTAATCGTCGACGTGAGGCATTATGCAGCATTCTGGAAGGTGGGGCGGTACGACTCAAGTGAGACACGAGGCGGCTGGTACACGCAGACAATTCATGACGGGGGCGTCTCCGTAGGGTGGCTGATATTGTTGCTGTACTCATTTCTTGTTCAGGCATCGGCTGTAAGCGCTCAGGAGTTTGATGTCGATTGCTAAAGACCAGTTTCGAACTGCGTGCGAATGTACTGGGCGGTTGCCGACAACTCTGAGAGATGTGCGGCTACTGCGTTTCTATGAAGTAGGCATCGCCACCGGCTGAGTGGTGGTAGGGGCGCTGGAACGAAAAGGGCTGGTGGATGTGCGGCGGATGTGGCTCCGGACGACTTGCTTCAACGATGACGCCGTCATCCCATCGTTTTATCGAAAAAAGACGCACGTGCGGAGCCCTCGTGCCGGGGGATGTGTTACATGTTTGATCGGCCATGTGCATGGCGCGTCCACCCGATGGGCGTATAACTTGTCAGAGTCAAGAACACCATGCCGTCGTTTCGAACAACACATGCAGTTCATACATTgtggcgagagaaaactcggTTTCGCAGAACCAAGAGTGGTCCTTACAACTGTTTGTGAGTCTTGTTTAGCTCTACATCACTTTTTCAACCTTCACGTTTCGTTGGGATGCCTCTTATTTCCGTTGTGGTTCCAACCGTTGGGGCGGAATCGAACCAAGGCTGGTGTGCCACGTGCCACCCCTTCGGATTTTTGCTGAAAGTCAGCGCCGACGGTGTTGCTAGAGTGACACCGTTTTAATACGCAACTTCACAACAGTGAATTTCATGTTGATAGGAGGAGACGTTCTTGTATTTAATGAGGAACGGCGAGCGGGTGGCTGGCTGACACATGCTGAGTTGTCCGGCACGCGTTGAACTGCAGTTTCGCTGATACATGCACCACGTTCATAATTGAAGCCAGGCGTTCACTGTTCGTTTAAACGGCCCCATCCGAAAGGGGGGAGATTCCTCTTTTGTGTTAGCGGTGGCAAGCTGAATCGGCTTGCAGCGGTTGGTGCTGAGAGTTGGCCTTCCAGTATGTTCAAAACCTACGAAACGTCAATGCACAAACAGCTGACGACACGGGTCTCCGTACGCATTGGGTGGGGAGAGGGGTTTGGGAATGCTTTTGAACAGGCCACCGACAGCACAAGTCTGGGAAAGTGTGAACTCGGCATCTCTTATTGATATTGTGTATGCTGGCCAAGCCTCCGGGCTCGCTGGTGAGAATGTGCGGTCGACTGATATTTCTTGTTGCTAGATAACACGAAAGGGAACTAGTGGCGGTTAATCATGCACCGTAATTTGAAGTCTCTACTGCTGGTGTCCAGTAGTGTATCGTCCGCTTCCACCAGGTCACACTGCATTGTGGAGCCTTGTTCGCGAAAAAACTATTAAATGAGCATTTTCATCTGTCAGTAGATGAGGGGCGTGAAGGAGATTTTGTGTGCGACATTTAGAGAAGGATTGAGTTCTG includes these proteins:
- a CDS encoding Toxoplasma gondii family B protein (encoded by transcript TGME49_307460~Predicted trans-membrane domain (TMHMM2.0):105-128), whose protein sequence is MLWRYQPLDLEAVLSSEIHASGPFRGFRVNGSRKYCIRSSTMATHVLDQIPIINSRTNGDSAAFLVSTAAVRAEEKQQRRQVDVILMKSKRSNPAKRTTVTLSRTSGSNAVTLIFILTAALALLLVSVQLQQCRQRLLRKTSGETAGSTKRRLAEGGHEDNCVRLAPASTKCPKGACRFHKEQNSVPTRRRLLTPPTLGIYSLSTSQTIFFQ